A stretch of the Egicoccus sp. AB-alg6-2 genome encodes the following:
- the glnD gene encoding [protein-PII] uridylyltransferase, with translation MTSVPRAALDADGPSRHGAEAVVGRLRERRDTLHRVGPPPGRAWCEAWSDAVDDAMRELSAPVVDAHRLTVLAVGGYGRRELCPGSDVDLLLLHDRLDQPQLEYAVRRIVYPLWDAGLTVGYAVRDRREAIGAVDDVDTATSMLELRPVAGDPGLAHPVQVAVLRRLRQRPHRFLEALRRADVARRRKAGDAAEAIEPDLKDGAGGLRDVQSLSWAAAALVGASGLDPLVPAGYLGAADRPRLVQAREQLLAARVALHLAAAPSGSAVARPGSEVLRLDLQEAVAARLGYADRNAHHLAVHELLRDLILAARTIDHVHRRAWSLIDADLARGARRRRRPTEREHDGFELVDGVLRLPEGIDLDEPGLSVRLFVALADTGAVLDRGSAARLRRRVDDGGLARTWTGPQRERFLRVLWRGAVMLPALAELDDVGILTALIPEWELLRGRPQRNPYHRYTLDRHAWHAAANLGDLVRREPWAAEALREVDDREGLLLGVLLHDVGKALGEPHSETGVPLATAIARRLGAAPATVDLVGRLVALHLRLPDAARRRDVSDPELARALAAEVGDRSTLACLHLLAAADGMATGPTAWSSWTASLLHTLITKVSAVLDEQDGDTRDAQHDEREAAVQTVREAQRLAPELGADAAAVREHLALLPTRYARSVSPRAVVRHTLMAALVPGPTEVRTRVTPGGESSPGEGGVDELDVVALDHPGWFARVAGVVALHAGSILAADAFTREDGLAVDTFKVRPPEGSGGAWWAAVEGDLAEAAAGKLAIRARVQRRARGAGWRASRAHDIPTRISVEQDAAGRSTLVEVHTMDRVGVLYAIATALAELELDIVVARIQTIGREVVDVFAVRDADGNPLDADHLSELELAVTASIDELTGGS, from the coding sequence GTGACCTCCGTCCCGCGCGCCGCGCTCGACGCGGATGGACCGTCCCGCCACGGGGCCGAGGCGGTGGTCGGCCGGCTGCGCGAACGTCGGGACACGCTGCACCGGGTCGGTCCGCCACCCGGCCGCGCCTGGTGCGAGGCCTGGAGCGATGCCGTCGACGACGCCATGCGGGAGCTGTCCGCGCCCGTCGTCGACGCCCACCGCCTGACGGTCCTCGCCGTCGGCGGCTACGGGCGGCGCGAGCTGTGCCCCGGCTCCGACGTCGACCTGCTGCTGCTGCACGACCGGCTCGACCAGCCGCAGCTGGAATATGCCGTACGCCGGATCGTCTATCCGCTGTGGGACGCGGGCCTGACGGTCGGCTACGCCGTCCGCGATCGACGCGAGGCCATCGGCGCCGTCGACGACGTCGACACGGCCACCTCGATGCTCGAGCTGCGCCCGGTGGCCGGTGACCCGGGTCTGGCCCACCCGGTGCAGGTCGCGGTGCTGCGTCGCCTGCGGCAGCGGCCGCACCGATTCCTCGAGGCGTTGCGGCGCGCCGACGTCGCGCGCCGACGCAAGGCCGGTGACGCGGCCGAAGCGATCGAGCCCGACCTGAAAGACGGTGCCGGTGGCCTGCGTGACGTCCAGTCGCTGTCGTGGGCCGCCGCGGCGCTGGTCGGTGCGAGCGGCCTCGACCCACTGGTTCCGGCCGGTTACCTCGGCGCCGCCGACCGGCCGCGGCTGGTGCAGGCCCGCGAGCAGCTGTTGGCGGCCCGCGTGGCGCTGCATCTCGCGGCCGCGCCGTCGGGGTCGGCCGTCGCCCGTCCCGGGAGCGAGGTGCTCCGACTCGATCTGCAAGAGGCGGTCGCCGCGCGTCTCGGGTACGCCGACCGGAACGCGCACCACCTCGCCGTGCACGAACTCCTGCGCGACCTCATCCTGGCGGCGAGGACCATCGACCACGTGCACCGCCGGGCGTGGTCGCTGATCGACGCCGACCTCGCGCGCGGTGCCAGGCGCCGCCGCCGGCCGACCGAACGCGAGCACGACGGGTTCGAGCTCGTCGACGGGGTGTTGCGGCTCCCCGAGGGCATCGACCTGGACGAGCCCGGCCTGTCGGTCCGGCTGTTCGTCGCGCTCGCCGACACGGGCGCGGTGCTGGACCGGGGCAGCGCCGCGCGGTTGCGCCGCAGGGTCGACGACGGTGGGCTCGCGCGCACGTGGACCGGCCCGCAGCGGGAACGGTTCCTTCGGGTGCTGTGGCGCGGCGCGGTGATGCTGCCGGCGCTGGCCGAACTCGACGACGTGGGAATCCTGACCGCGCTGATCCCGGAGTGGGAGTTGCTGCGCGGCCGTCCGCAGCGCAACCCCTACCACCGCTACACCCTCGACCGGCACGCCTGGCACGCCGCCGCGAACCTCGGCGACCTGGTCCGCCGCGAGCCGTGGGCGGCGGAAGCCCTGCGCGAGGTCGACGACCGTGAGGGACTGTTGCTCGGGGTGCTGCTGCACGATGTCGGCAAGGCGCTCGGAGAACCCCACAGCGAGACCGGCGTGCCGCTGGCCACGGCGATCGCGCGCCGGCTCGGCGCTGCGCCGGCCACGGTCGACCTCGTCGGCCGGCTCGTCGCGTTGCACCTGCGGCTTCCCGACGCGGCCCGCCGGCGCGATGTCTCGGATCCCGAACTCGCCCGCGCACTCGCGGCCGAGGTGGGCGACCGATCGACGCTGGCCTGCTTGCATCTTCTCGCCGCCGCCGATGGGATGGCGACGGGACCGACGGCCTGGAGTTCCTGGACGGCGAGCCTGCTCCACACCCTCATCACGAAAGTCAGCGCAGTGCTCGACGAGCAGGACGGCGACACCCGCGACGCGCAGCACGACGAGCGCGAGGCTGCCGTGCAGACCGTCCGTGAGGCACAGCGGCTGGCCCCCGAGCTGGGCGCCGACGCGGCCGCCGTGCGTGAACACCTGGCGTTGCTGCCGACCCGCTACGCCCGCTCGGTGTCGCCGCGCGCCGTGGTCCGACACACGCTCATGGCGGCGCTCGTCCCCGGCCCCACCGAGGTGCGGACCCGGGTGACCCCGGGCGGGGAGTCGTCGCCGGGCGAGGGGGGCGTCGACGAACTCGACGTCGTCGCCCTGGACCACCCGGGCTGGTTCGCCAGGGTCGCCGGCGTCGTGGCCCTGCACGCCGGTTCGATCCTGGCCGCCGACGCCTTCACCCGCGAGGACGGCCTGGCCGTCGACACCTTCAAGGTCCGTCCGCCCGAGGGGAGCGGTGGTGCCTGGTGGGCGGCCGTCGAAGGGGACCTCGCCGAAGCGGCCGCCGGCAAGCTGGCCATCCGCGCCCGTGTTCAGCGTCGCGCGCGCGGAGCCGGGTGGCGGGCCTCGCGAGCCCACGACATCCCGACACGGATCAGCGTCGAACAGGACGCCGCCGGCCGGTCCACCCTCGTCGAGGTGCACACCATGGACCGGGTCGGGGTGCTGTACGCCATCGCAACGGCATTGGCGGAGCTCGAACTCGACATCGTCGTGGCACGCATCCAGACCATCGGCCGTGAGGTGGTCGACGTGTTCGCGGTCCGCGATGCGGACGGCAACCCCCTCGACGCCGACCACCTCAGCGAACTCGAGTTGGCCGTCACCGCCTCCATCGACGAACTGACCGGAGGGTCCTGA
- a CDS encoding P-II family nitrogen regulator produces MKLVTAIVKPHKLDEVKEALQDLGIQGLTVTEVRGYGRQRGHTEVYRGAEYTVEFVPKVKLEVLVSELQVGEVVDTVVKHAQTGQVGDGKVFVTPVEQIVRIRTGERDDAAI; encoded by the coding sequence GTGAAGCTCGTCACGGCGATCGTGAAGCCCCACAAGCTCGACGAGGTCAAGGAGGCGCTGCAGGACCTGGGGATCCAGGGGCTGACGGTCACGGAGGTACGTGGCTATGGCCGCCAGCGCGGTCACACCGAGGTCTACCGCGGTGCGGAGTACACGGTCGAGTTCGTGCCGAAGGTCAAGCTCGAGGTGCTCGTGTCCGAACTGCAGGTCGGCGAGGTGGTCGACACCGTCGTCAAGCACGCCCAGACCGGACAGGTGGGCGACGGCAAGGTCTTCGTCACTCCGGTCGAGCAGATCGTGCGCATCCGCACCGGGGAACGTGACGACGCCGCGATCTGA